In a single window of the Methylococcus sp. Mc7 genome:
- the dapB gene encoding 4-hydroxy-tetrahydrodipicolinate reductase gives MVIRVGIAGVAGRMGGNLVRACLAEPAVELTAAIARPGSPSVGRDAGELAGLSAIGLPVVGNLSEVLDKVDVLIDFTLPEVTLAHLEFCRSAGIRLVIGTTGFSAEQRQTIAAAAEGVGIVFAPNMSVGVNLALKLLDIAARVVGEHSDIEIVEAHHRHKIDAPSGTALRMGEVVAKALGRNLQDCAIYGREGITGARDAKTIGFSTIRAGDIVGEHTVMFADEGERIEITHKASSRMTFAKGAVRAAVWLMSQGKGLFDMQDVLGLRE, from the coding sequence ATGGTCATCAGAGTTGGAATAGCGGGTGTTGCGGGGCGGATGGGCGGCAATCTCGTGCGCGCCTGTCTGGCCGAGCCGGCGGTGGAACTGACGGCGGCGATCGCGCGTCCCGGGAGCCCGTCGGTGGGCCGCGACGCAGGCGAGCTGGCGGGTTTGTCGGCGATCGGCTTGCCGGTGGTCGGCAACCTGAGCGAGGTGCTGGACAAAGTCGACGTGCTGATCGATTTCACGCTGCCGGAAGTCACGCTGGCCCACCTCGAATTCTGCCGCTCGGCCGGAATCCGGCTGGTGATCGGGACGACCGGCTTCAGCGCGGAGCAGCGCCAGACCATCGCCGCCGCCGCGGAAGGCGTCGGTATCGTGTTTGCGCCCAACATGAGCGTGGGCGTGAATCTGGCGCTCAAGCTGCTGGACATCGCCGCCCGGGTGGTGGGCGAACATTCCGACATCGAGATCGTCGAGGCGCACCATCGCCACAAGATCGATGCACCCTCGGGTACCGCCCTGCGGATGGGCGAGGTCGTAGCGAAAGCCTTGGGGCGGAACTTACAGGATTGCGCGATCTACGGCCGTGAAGGCATCACCGGCGCGCGCGACGCCAAGACCATCGGCTTCTCCACCATTCGCGCCGGCGACATCGTCGGCGAGCACACCGTCATGTTCGCCGACGAAGGCGAGCGCATCGAGATCACCCACAAGGCCAGCAGCCGCATGACCTTCGCCAAGGGCGCGGTAAGGGCGGCCGTCTGGCTGATGTCCCAAGGCAAAGGCCTGTTCGATATGCAGGATGTGTTGGGGTTGAGGGAGTAA
- the dnaK gene encoding molecular chaperone DnaK, producing the protein MAKIIGIDLGTTNSCVAILEGGKPRVIENAEGARTTPSIIAFTPDNEVLVGQSAKRQAITNPKNTLFAIKRLIGRRYKDDVVQKDIKMVPYTIVEAENGDAWVEAAGKKMAPPEISARVLMKLKKDAEAYLGEEIKEAVITVPAYFNDSQRQATKDAGRIAGLDVKRIINEPTAAALAYGMDKSRGDQKIAVYDLGGGTFDISIIEIAEVDGEHQFEVLSTNGDTFLGGEDFDLRIIEYIVDEFRKEQGIDLHNDPLALQRLKESAEKAKIELSSSQQTEINLPYITADATGPKHLNVKLTRAKLEALVEDLILRTRGPCETALKDAGVKPGDIDEVILVGGQTRMPKVQDFVKEIFGKEPRKDVNPDEAVAVGAAIQAGVLGGQVKDVLLLDVTPLSLGIETLGGVLTKLIEKNTTIPTKATQVFSTAEDNQTAVTIHVLQGEREMARDNKSLGRFDLSDIPMAPRGVPQIEVTFDIDANGILNVSAKDKATGKQQSIVIRASSGLSEDEIKRMVKDAEVHAEEDRRMHELVSARNHADAMVHATNKTLSELGDKVSGEERAKIEAALNDLKDAMGGDNKDLIEQRTRTLTELSGKLAERLYAQHGEAGGAETHGHEKAGGAGGGDDVVDAEFEEVRDDKR; encoded by the coding sequence ATGGCAAAGATTATCGGGATCGACCTGGGTACCACCAATTCGTGCGTGGCCATCCTCGAAGGCGGCAAGCCCCGCGTGATCGAGAACGCCGAAGGCGCGCGCACCACGCCGTCGATCATCGCATTCACCCCGGACAACGAAGTGCTGGTGGGGCAGTCTGCCAAGCGGCAGGCCATCACCAATCCGAAGAACACCTTGTTTGCGATCAAGCGCCTCATCGGCCGGCGCTACAAGGACGACGTCGTCCAGAAGGACATCAAGATGGTGCCTTACACCATCGTCGAGGCGGAGAACGGCGACGCCTGGGTGGAAGCCGCCGGCAAGAAGATGGCGCCGCCGGAGATCTCGGCGCGCGTGCTGATGAAGCTCAAGAAGGACGCCGAGGCCTATCTGGGTGAGGAAATCAAGGAGGCGGTCATCACCGTGCCGGCGTATTTCAACGATTCCCAGCGCCAGGCCACCAAGGATGCCGGCCGCATCGCCGGCCTGGACGTCAAACGCATCATCAACGAGCCGACCGCGGCGGCGCTGGCCTACGGCATGGACAAGAGCCGCGGCGACCAGAAGATCGCGGTCTACGACCTGGGCGGCGGCACCTTCGACATCTCCATCATCGAGATCGCGGAAGTCGATGGCGAGCACCAGTTCGAAGTGCTGTCGACCAACGGCGATACCTTCCTCGGCGGTGAAGACTTCGACCTGCGCATCATCGAATACATCGTGGACGAATTCCGCAAGGAGCAGGGCATCGATCTGCACAACGACCCGCTGGCGCTGCAGCGCCTCAAGGAGTCCGCCGAGAAGGCCAAGATCGAGCTGTCCTCCAGCCAGCAGACCGAGATCAACCTGCCCTACATCACGGCCGACGCGACCGGACCCAAGCACCTGAACGTCAAGCTGACCCGGGCCAAGCTGGAGGCGCTGGTGGAGGACCTGATCCTGCGCACCCGCGGCCCTTGCGAAACCGCGCTGAAGGATGCCGGCGTGAAGCCGGGCGACATCGACGAAGTCATCCTGGTGGGCGGCCAGACCCGCATGCCGAAAGTGCAGGATTTCGTGAAGGAGATCTTCGGCAAGGAACCCCGCAAGGACGTCAACCCGGACGAAGCCGTGGCGGTCGGCGCCGCCATCCAGGCCGGCGTGCTCGGCGGCCAGGTGAAGGACGTGCTGCTGCTGGACGTGACCCCGCTGTCGCTGGGCATCGAGACCCTCGGCGGCGTCCTGACCAAGCTGATCGAGAAGAACACCACGATTCCGACCAAGGCGACGCAGGTATTCTCCACCGCCGAGGACAACCAGACCGCCGTGACCATCCACGTGCTTCAGGGGGAGCGCGAAATGGCCCGCGACAACAAGTCGCTGGGGCGCTTCGACCTGAGCGACATCCCGATGGCGCCGCGCGGCGTGCCGCAGATCGAGGTGACCTTCGACATCGACGCCAACGGCATCCTGAACGTCTCGGCCAAGGACAAGGCGACCGGCAAGCAGCAGTCCATCGTCATCCGCGCCTCCAGCGGCCTGTCCGAGGACGAGATCAAGCGTATGGTGAAGGATGCCGAGGTGCACGCGGAGGAAGACCGCCGCATGCACGAACTGGTCAGCGCGCGCAATCATGCCGACGCCATGGTACACGCCACCAACAAGACCTTGTCCGAACTGGGCGACAAGGTTTCCGGCGAGGAACGGGCGAAGATCGAGGCGGCCTTGAACGATCTGAAGGATGCCATGGGCGGGGATAACAAGGACCTGATCGAGCAGCGGACCAGGACGCTGACCGAGCTTTCCGGCAAGCTCGCCGAACGGCTCTACGCCCAGCATGGCGAAGCGGGAGGCGCGGAAACGCACGGTCATGAAAAGGCCGGCGGGGCGGGTGGCGGCGACGACGTCGTCGACGCCGAATTCGAGGAAGTCCGCGACGACAAGCGTTAA
- the carA gene encoding glutamine-hydrolyzing carbamoyl-phosphate synthase small subunit: MKTPALLALEDGTVFRGYAIGAEGSSVGEVVFNTSITGYQEILTDPSYARQIVTLTYPHVGNTGVNEEDVESTGIFASGLVIRDLPLRASNWRCQLPLDDYLRQRGVVGIAGLDTRRLTRILRDKGAQRGCIAAGDALDADAAVDMARGFPGLQGMDLAQVVTTQQSYEWAEGSWRLGADPVRAGQGDFHVVAYDFGVKRNILRLLADRGCRVTVIPAKAPASEALALKPDGLFLSNGPGDPEPCDYAIASIQEFLGTGIPVFGICLGHQLLALAAGARTSKMKFGHHGANHPVQDLGTGRVIITSQNHGFAVEEASLPANVRPTHRSLFDGSLQGIEFTDRSAFSFQGHPEASPGPHDLCDLFDRFIADMKVARNRH; encoded by the coding sequence TTGAAAACTCCCGCGCTGCTTGCTCTTGAAGACGGTACCGTGTTTCGCGGCTACGCGATTGGAGCCGAAGGCTCGTCGGTGGGCGAGGTGGTGTTCAACACCTCGATCACCGGCTACCAGGAAATTCTCACCGATCCGTCCTACGCCCGGCAGATCGTCACGTTGACCTATCCGCACGTCGGCAACACCGGCGTCAACGAAGAGGATGTCGAGTCCACCGGCATTTTCGCCAGCGGCCTGGTGATCCGCGACCTGCCGCTGCGGGCCAGCAACTGGCGATGCCAGCTTCCGCTGGACGACTACCTGCGCCAGCGCGGCGTGGTCGGTATCGCCGGTCTGGATACCCGCAGGCTGACCCGCATCCTGCGGGACAAGGGCGCTCAGCGAGGCTGCATCGCCGCCGGCGACGCCCTGGATGCCGATGCCGCAGTGGACATGGCCCGCGGTTTCCCCGGATTACAGGGCATGGATTTGGCCCAGGTCGTGACTACGCAGCAGTCCTATGAGTGGGCCGAAGGCTCCTGGCGGCTCGGCGCCGACCCGGTGCGGGCAGGCCAAGGCGATTTCCATGTCGTCGCCTACGATTTCGGCGTCAAGCGAAACATTTTGCGCCTCCTCGCGGATCGCGGCTGCCGCGTCACCGTGATACCTGCCAAAGCGCCGGCGTCCGAGGCGTTGGCGCTGAAGCCGGACGGGTTGTTTCTGTCCAACGGCCCCGGCGATCCGGAGCCCTGCGACTACGCCATCGCGTCGATCCAGGAATTCCTGGGCACCGGCATCCCCGTTTTCGGCATCTGCCTGGGGCATCAGTTGCTGGCCCTCGCGGCCGGCGCGCGCACCTCGAAGATGAAATTCGGCCATCACGGTGCCAACCATCCGGTGCAGGACCTGGGCACCGGGCGCGTGATCATCACCAGCCAGAACCACGGTTTCGCCGTCGAGGAAGCCAGCCTGCCGGCAAACGTACGACCGACCCACCGCTCATTGTTCGACGGCAGTCTTCAAGGCATCGAGTTCACCGACCGTTCCGCGTTCAGTTTCCAGGGGCATCCGGAAGCCAGCCCCGGTCCGCACGATCTGTGCGATTTGTTCGACCGCTTCATCGCCGACATGAAAGTCGCCCGCAACCGCCATTAA
- the recN gene encoding DNA repair protein RecN encodes MLTSLSIRDLAVVSALDLDLRPGFTVLTGETGAGKSILLTALGLALGDRADSGLVRPGAERGEVSLCFDLEDASPARDWLIDNELAEADEETCLIRRTINTDGRSRAFINGRPATLPNLQALGRHLVEIHGQHAHLNLLQAGEQRALLDRHAGSRELASELKRIFDRWKEISDRIDRLQQDASSRNARQELLQYQVNELEQLEIETLDYRALSEEHELLANLGRVSEIGYAQLKLLYEDEQYSVNGLLAQSTHAVGELAQISRDFAESLDLLESARIQVKEAAMALRHHLDALDPDPAKFAALEQRLAEVHQLGRKHQVRPEDLPGHLETLRTELRSLESGEERLEHLLAEQSDLLSAYDATARSLSEKRREAAEALETDISRLIHELGMPHGRFAVAFETDTETPPAPHGRDRIEFLVSANPGLPPRPLSRVASGGELSRISLAIEVASIAQKTTPTLIYDEVDTGIGGGVAEMVGIKLRSLGINRQVLCVTHLPQIAALGHQHLLVEKHAKDGITQSTVRPLNMDERTGEIARMLGGLRITEQTLAHAREMLALAH; translated from the coding sequence ATGCTGACCAGCCTTAGCATTCGGGACCTGGCGGTGGTGTCCGCCCTCGACCTGGACCTCCGGCCCGGCTTCACCGTGCTCACCGGCGAAACCGGGGCTGGCAAATCGATCCTCCTCACTGCCCTGGGGCTCGCGCTCGGCGACCGGGCCGACTCCGGCCTGGTGCGGCCGGGCGCGGAGCGCGGCGAAGTCAGCCTGTGCTTCGATCTGGAGGACGCTTCGCCCGCACGCGACTGGCTCATCGACAACGAACTGGCCGAAGCCGATGAAGAAACCTGCCTGATCCGCCGAACCATCAACACGGACGGGCGCTCGCGCGCTTTCATCAACGGCCGTCCCGCGACCCTGCCGAACCTCCAGGCCTTGGGGAGGCATCTGGTGGAAATCCACGGCCAGCACGCCCATCTGAACCTGTTGCAGGCCGGCGAACAGCGGGCCTTGCTGGACCGGCACGCGGGCAGCCGCGAACTGGCCTCGGAACTGAAGCGGATTTTCGATCGCTGGAAAGAGATTTCCGACCGGATCGACCGGCTGCAACAGGACGCCAGCAGCCGCAACGCCCGCCAGGAGCTGCTCCAGTACCAGGTGAACGAACTGGAACAGCTCGAGATCGAGACCCTGGATTACCGCGCCCTGTCGGAAGAGCACGAGCTGCTGGCCAATCTCGGCCGGGTCTCCGAAATCGGCTATGCGCAGCTCAAGCTGCTCTACGAGGACGAGCAGTATTCGGTGAACGGCCTGCTGGCCCAGTCCACTCACGCGGTCGGCGAACTCGCGCAGATTTCGCGGGACTTCGCCGAGTCTTTGGATCTGCTGGAAAGCGCCCGGATCCAGGTCAAGGAGGCGGCGATGGCATTGCGCCATCACCTCGACGCGCTCGATCCCGACCCGGCCAAATTCGCGGCGCTGGAACAGCGACTGGCGGAGGTTCACCAGCTCGGACGCAAGCACCAGGTCCGTCCGGAAGACCTTCCCGGCCACCTCGAAACGCTCCGGACCGAACTGAGGAGCCTCGAATCCGGTGAGGAACGGCTCGAGCACCTGCTTGCCGAACAAAGCGATCTGCTGTCCGCCTATGACGCCACCGCCCGCAGCCTTTCGGAAAAGCGGCGGGAAGCCGCGGAGGCGCTGGAGACGGACATCTCGCGGCTGATCCACGAACTCGGCATGCCGCACGGGCGTTTCGCCGTCGCGTTCGAGACGGACACGGAAACTCCGCCCGCTCCCCACGGGCGCGACAGGATCGAGTTCCTGGTCAGCGCCAATCCGGGCCTGCCGCCGCGGCCGCTGTCGCGGGTCGCGTCCGGCGGCGAACTCTCGCGCATCAGCCTGGCGATCGAGGTCGCATCGATCGCGCAAAAGACCACGCCGACCCTGATCTACGACGAAGTGGACACCGGCATAGGCGGCGGCGTCGCCGAGATGGTGGGGATCAAGCTGCGCTCGCTCGGCATCAACCGCCAAGTGCTGTGCGTGACCCACCTGCCCCAGATCGCGGCCCTGGGCCATCAGCATCTGCTGGTGGAGAAACATGCGAAAGACGGCATCACCCAGTCCACGGTACGCCCGCTGAACATGGACGAACGCACCGGCGAGATCGCCCGCATGCTCGGTGGCCTGCGCATCACCGAGCAGACGCTGGCCCACGCCCGGGAAATGCTGGCCCTGGCGCATTGA
- the dnaJ gene encoding molecular chaperone DnaJ encodes MAKEDYYETLGVPRNASDSDIKKAFRRLAMKYHPDRNKDNPEAEERFKSVKEAYEVLSDPKKRSAYDQFGHAGIDPSMGGGGGFGFTGDNFSDIFSDVFGDIFGGGGRRRGRGQRGADLRYNLELTLEEAVAGTETKIKVPTWVTCAECGGSGAKKGSSPVICPTCHGQGAVRMQQGFFSVQQTCPTCRGSGQHVSDPCRVCYGQGRVQETRTLSVKIPPGVDTGDRIRLSGEGEAGEGGGPPGDLYVHIGVKEHPIFTRDGADLYCEVPIGFPTACLGGELEVPTLDGKVVLKIPAETQTGRLFRVRGKGVKPVRGGVAGDLLCRVRVETPVHLNKEQTELIKQLDESLRGGGSHHSPQAHGWLDGVKQFFDRLGL; translated from the coding sequence ATGGCAAAAGAAGACTATTACGAAACGCTCGGGGTTCCCCGCAACGCCAGCGACAGCGACATCAAAAAGGCGTTCCGTCGCCTGGCGATGAAATACCACCCCGACCGGAACAAGGACAATCCCGAGGCCGAGGAGCGTTTCAAGAGCGTGAAGGAAGCCTACGAGGTGCTGTCCGACCCCAAGAAGCGGTCCGCCTACGATCAGTTCGGCCATGCCGGCATCGATCCCTCGATGGGCGGAGGCGGCGGCTTCGGGTTCACCGGCGACAATTTCAGCGATATTTTCAGCGACGTCTTCGGCGACATCTTCGGCGGAGGCGGACGCCGGCGAGGCAGGGGGCAGCGCGGGGCCGACCTGCGCTATAACCTCGAGCTGACGCTGGAGGAGGCCGTTGCCGGGACCGAGACCAAGATCAAGGTGCCGACCTGGGTGACCTGCGCCGAGTGCGGCGGATCGGGCGCCAAGAAAGGCAGCTCGCCCGTCATCTGCCCCACCTGCCACGGCCAGGGCGCGGTGCGCATGCAGCAGGGCTTTTTCTCCGTCCAGCAGACTTGCCCGACCTGCCGCGGCAGCGGCCAGCACGTTTCCGATCCGTGCCGGGTCTGCTACGGCCAGGGCCGCGTGCAGGAAACCAGGACATTGTCGGTCAAGATTCCGCCCGGCGTGGACACCGGTGACCGCATCCGGCTTTCCGGCGAAGGCGAAGCGGGGGAGGGCGGCGGGCCGCCGGGCGATCTCTACGTGCACATCGGGGTCAAGGAGCACCCGATCTTCACCCGGGACGGGGCCGATCTGTACTGTGAAGTGCCGATCGGTTTCCCCACCGCCTGCCTGGGCGGCGAACTGGAAGTGCCGACGCTGGACGGCAAGGTGGTGCTCAAGATTCCGGCCGAGACCCAGACCGGGCGGCTGTTCCGGGTCCGGGGCAAGGGCGTCAAGCCGGTCCGGGGCGGCGTGGCCGGCGACTTGCTGTGCCGGGTGCGGGTGGAGACGCCGGTGCACTTGAACAAGGAGCAGACCGAACTGATCAAGCAGCTCGACGAGTCCCTGCGCGGCGGCGGCAGCCATCACAGTCCGCAGGCGCACGGCTGGCTGGATGGCGTCAAGCAATTCTTCGATCGTCTGGGACTTTGA
- the grpE gene encoding nucleotide exchange factor GrpE, translating to MSEEELTNGPSAETQPELLEVEAKPAEEAPAGEPDKALLEARQQASENWDRFVRAQAEMENLRRRVEKDLQNAHKYALEKFAKELLPVMDSLELGIAASSADTPDVAKLREGAELTLKQFQNVFEKFGIVALDPVGEKFNPDQHQAMAMESAGAAEPNTVVKVFQKGYLLNDRLLRPALVVVAQA from the coding sequence ATGAGCGAAGAAGAATTGACCAACGGCCCCAGCGCAGAGACTCAACCGGAACTCCTGGAGGTGGAGGCCAAGCCTGCCGAAGAAGCGCCCGCCGGGGAGCCGGATAAGGCCCTGCTCGAGGCTCGGCAGCAGGCAAGTGAAAATTGGGACCGTTTCGTTCGGGCCCAGGCGGAAATGGAAAACCTGCGCCGCCGGGTGGAAAAAGACCTCCAGAACGCCCACAAGTATGCCCTGGAAAAATTCGCCAAGGAGCTTCTGCCGGTCATGGACAGCCTGGAACTGGGCATCGCGGCGTCATCCGCCGATACGCCCGACGTCGCCAAACTCCGGGAAGGCGCGGAGCTGACCTTGAAACAGTTCCAGAACGTGTTCGAAAAATTCGGCATCGTGGCCCTCGATCCGGTCGGTGAGAAGTTCAATCCGGACCAGCATCAGGCCATGGCCATGGAATCCGCCGGGGCGGCCGAGCCGAATACCGTAGTCAAGGTCTTTCAGAAAGGCTACCTGCTGAACGACCGGCTGCTCAGGCCGGCACTCGTCGTCGTGGCCCAGGCTTGA
- the hrcA gene encoding heat-inducible transcriptional repressor HrcA, whose product MASFPELSERAQHLLKALVERYIGEGQPVGSRVLARDAGLSPATIRNVMADLEELGLITSPHTSAGRLPTVSGYRLFVDSLLTVKPLQQGIVDQLWLDLESRDNPRDLLETASKLLSELTHMACIISMPRREALAFQHIEFLPLSDHRVLAILVTSDQEIHNKIIHTPHSFSAAELQAAANFFNAVCGGKDMASAREHLRAELENERNRLSEQLLQAGEIAEQALLEGGRSKKPFLVRGETNLMDFVELADVDRLRGLFEAFRQKESIVGLLDRCLDSPGVKILIGEESGFRPLEPCSLVTASYSVDDRVVGVLGVIGPTRMKYERVIPLVDVTAKLVGAALNQRTLAPT is encoded by the coding sequence GTGGCGAGTTTCCCCGAACTGAGCGAGCGCGCACAGCACCTTTTGAAGGCGCTGGTGGAGCGTTATATCGGCGAAGGCCAGCCGGTCGGTTCGCGTGTTCTCGCCAGGGATGCCGGCTTGAGTCCGGCAACGATACGCAATGTCATGGCCGATCTCGAGGAGCTCGGCCTGATCACCTCGCCGCATACCTCGGCGGGGCGCCTGCCCACCGTGAGCGGCTATCGCCTGTTCGTCGACTCTCTGCTGACCGTGAAGCCTTTGCAGCAAGGCATCGTCGACCAGTTGTGGCTGGATCTCGAAAGCCGGGACAACCCGCGCGACTTGCTGGAGACGGCTTCCAAGCTGCTGTCCGAGCTGACCCACATGGCCTGCATCATCTCCATGCCGAGGCGGGAAGCCCTGGCGTTCCAGCACATCGAATTTCTGCCCCTGTCGGACCACCGGGTGCTGGCCATCCTGGTGACGAGCGACCAGGAAATCCACAACAAGATCATTCACACGCCCCACAGCTTCAGCGCCGCGGAATTACAGGCCGCCGCCAACTTCTTCAACGCCGTCTGCGGCGGCAAGGACATGGCCTCGGCGCGGGAGCATCTGCGCGCCGAATTGGAGAACGAACGCAACCGTCTGAGCGAACAGTTGTTGCAGGCGGGCGAGATCGCCGAGCAGGCCCTGCTCGAGGGCGGGCGCTCCAAGAAGCCGTTCCTGGTGCGCGGAGAGACCAACCTCATGGACTTCGTGGAGCTGGCCGACGTCGATCGGCTGCGAGGCCTGTTCGAGGCGTTCCGGCAGAAGGAAAGCATCGTCGGCCTGCTCGATCGCTGCCTCGACTCGCCCGGAGTGAAGATACTCATTGGAGAAGAGAGCGGCTTCAGGCCGCTGGAGCCCTGCAGTCTGGTGACCGCCTCCTATTCCGTCGACGACCGGGTGGTGGGCGTGCTCGGCGTGATCGGGCCGACCCGGATGAAATACGAGCGGGTGATCCCGCTGGTGGACGTCACCGCGAAACTGGTGGGGGCGGCCTTGAATCAGCGGACGCTGGCCCCAACTTAA
- a CDS encoding NAD(+) kinase translates to MLSQFRTIALIGKPDAPRIADTLAAIHAYLLTSGLEILVERGCATLFPHSARICTMPELAQRADIAVVVGGDGTLLGAARSLYAHGVPLIGINLGRLGFLVDISPNEAVGKLHAILTGSYRAEERYPLVARLIRDGETVAQGSAVNEVVVHSGSATSMIELETAIDGVFLNSQRSDGLIVSTPTGSTAYALSAGGPILYPALNAMVLAPINPHTLSNRPIVISGDSLVTIAFRPNKEFRAQVNCDNVPFPDVAFEDRIEIRKAERPFRILHPTDYDFFQILRLKLNWSNR, encoded by the coding sequence ATGCTTTCGCAATTTCGCACCATCGCGCTCATCGGCAAACCGGACGCTCCCCGGATAGCGGATACTCTCGCCGCCATCCATGCCTATTTGCTGACTTCCGGACTCGAAATCCTGGTGGAACGCGGCTGCGCGACGCTTTTTCCGCATTCCGCCCGGATATGCACGATGCCCGAACTGGCGCAGCGGGCGGACATCGCCGTGGTCGTCGGCGGGGACGGCACTTTGCTGGGAGCCGCGCGGAGCCTTTATGCGCACGGCGTTCCCCTCATCGGGATCAACCTGGGCCGGCTGGGCTTTCTGGTGGACATTTCCCCGAACGAGGCCGTCGGCAAGCTCCATGCAATCCTGACCGGCTCCTATCGCGCCGAGGAACGTTACCCCCTGGTGGCACGGCTGATCCGGGACGGTGAGACCGTCGCACAGGGCAGCGCCGTCAACGAAGTCGTCGTCCACAGCGGCAGCGCGACCAGCATGATAGAACTCGAAACCGCCATCGACGGCGTATTCCTGAATTCGCAGCGCTCCGACGGCCTGATCGTCTCCACGCCCACCGGTTCGACCGCCTATGCGCTGTCGGCCGGCGGTCCGATCCTCTACCCCGCGCTCAACGCGATGGTGCTGGCGCCGATCAACCCCCACACGCTGTCCAACCGTCCCATCGTCATCTCCGGGGACAGCCTGGTCACGATCGCGTTCCGGCCGAACAAGGAATTCCGCGCCCAGGTGAACTGTGACAACGTCCCCTTCCCGGACGTCGCGTTCGAGGACCGCATCGAGATTCGCAAGGCGGAGCGGCCGTTCCGCATCCTCCACCCGACGGATTACGATTTTTTCCAGATCCTGCGGCTCAAGCTCAACTGGAGCAACCGCTAG